AAGTATTTCCGCCGCGACCGCGACACGGTGACCATCGTCGTGCGCGCGCGCAGCACGGCCATGATCGCCGCCACCAAGGAAGAAGCCTACGGCGTAATGCGCCGCGTGCGCGGTTTGATGTACGACGAGAAGGACGACTTCTCCATCAACCAGCAGGAAGGGCTGACCGACAACTACAACCGCGTCGTGGGCGTGATCAAGATCGTCGGCTTGTTCATCACCGGGCTGTCGCTGCTGGTGGGCGCCATCGGCATCATGAACATCATGTTCGTCTCGGTGAAGGAGCGCACGCGCGAGATCGGCATCCGCAAGGCCATCGGCGCCAAGAGGCGGACGATCATGGGCCAGTTCCTCACCGAGGCCGCGCTGATCTGCCTGATCGGCGGACTGGTCGGCCTGCTGCTGGCCATCGCCTTGAGCATGGTCATCAACAAGTTCCTGCCCACCAGCGTGCAGCTGAACACGGTGCTCCTGGCCATCTCCATTTCACTGATTACCGGCATCATCTCCGGCCTGGCCCCGGCCTGGACGGCGGCGAAAATGGACCCGGTCGAAGCCCTGAGGTACGAATAATGAAATTCTGGGAAGTCATCAAAGTCGCCTTCGCCTCGCTGCGCGGCAACAAGCTGCGCTCGGGGCTGACGGTGCTGGGCATCATCATCGGCATCTTTTCCATCATCTCCATCAGCACCGTGATCACCATGATGCAGAACTCGATCAGCGAGGGTCTGTCGCAGCTGGGCAAGAACACCTTCCAGATCCAGAAATTCCCGGCCATGCGCCAGGGCCACCTGAGCGATAAGATCCGCAACCGCAAGGACCTGACCGTCGAGGACTATTCCCGGCTGCGCGACATGCTCGATGAGGCGAAGCTGGTCGGCGCCGAGCAGTGGCAGTTCGGCCGGCTCTTCAAGTCGCAATGGGACGAGACCAACGCCAACATCCAGCTGGTCGGCGGCACCCCCGAGGCCATGGTTACCAACGACTGGGCCGTCGCCCAGGGCCGCACCATCAACCAGGACGACATGGACCGCAACCGCCGCGTCTGCGTGCTGGGCACCGACCTGGTCAGCAAGCTCTTCCCGCGCATCAACCCGCTCGGCCAGGAGGTCAAGGTCGACGGCATGCGCCTGAACGTCATCGGCGTTTTCACAGCGCAGGGCTCGATGTTCGGGCAGTCGCGCGACAGTTTCGTGGCCATGCCGCTCTCCACCTTCCAGGCCAAGTACGGCAAGACCAGCCGCAGCATCAACATCACCGTCATGGCCTACAGCAACGTCACCTACAACCGCACCATCGACGCCGCCATCGGCTACATGCGCACCATCCGCAAGGTGGCCCCGGGCGAGGAGAACGATTTCGACATCTTCTCCAACGAATCGCTGATCGCCCAGGTGGGGCAGATCACCCAGTACGTGCGCCTGGGGGCCATCGTCATCGCCTTCATCGCCTTGCTGGCCGCCGGGATCGGCATCATGAACATCATGCTGGTCTCGGTGACCGAGCGCACGCGCGAGATCGGCATCCGCAAGGCCATCGGCGCCAAGAAGCGCAACATCCTCTTCCAGTTCATCATCGAGGCCGTCACCCTCTGCCAGTTCGGCGGCGTCATCGGCATCGTGCTCGGGCTGGCCGCCGGCAACATGGCCGGCAAGTTCCTGAACGCGGCCCCGGCCCTGCCGCTCGACTGGGTGCTGACCGGGATCGGACTCTGCGTGGTGGTCGGAATCGGCTTCGGCACCTACCCGGCCTACAAGGCGGCCAACCTCGACCCGATCGAAGCGCTCAGGTACGAGTGACAGGTCGAAAAATGTATGAAGTACATAGTATAAAATTCAAAGTAAGAAAAAATTTTTTCGAACAATTTATTGTAGTAGTTTTATAGTGCCTTTTCTCTTTCTTTTTCCTTTTCCCTTTATACTTTATACTTGGTCTTTACTTATCTAATACCAGCTTGCCGTCCCTGATGCCGCCGCTTTGGTCGATGGTATAGCCTGCCGCTTTAAACAGCTCGATGGCTTGTTCCTTGGTCAAATCGCCCTTGTCGGCGAAGGAAATGCTTTTAAATTCAGGGCCTGTCTTGGCCTTGGCAATTACGAAATCATAGCGGTTTTTGCCGTTGTGCAGGAAGATCACATCATCGCTCAGGTCTTCGTCACCTTTCATAGTGAGAGTATGACCGCTGAAGGCCAGGCATATCATGCTGCCATCAGCGAGGCGTTTAAACTCAGTATAGTCGCGAGATATCTTCCGGCCTGCCCGTTCAGTGAACGTTTCGGATATGTAATGCTCCTTATCAAGCGCCAGGGAACCGTTCTCCACATTGCGATCACCGGCTTTTGCCAACGGGCCAAAGCCGTCCTTTTCAAGCGTATGGTCATAACCGAAGGTGATCTTCGTTCCCGCCTTTTCCACAAAACCATTGTAACCGGCGAACATCAGCTTGCCCTCAATGCGGCCATCCTTGTTGTCGATATTCAGCAGGTCGAATTGCACGGTGGAGATAAAAGTTAAAGGCGGAGTCACCAGGCCCATGATCGGCATGCCGTCGTAGCTGTTGATCACCGCTTCATTTTGCTTATACAAGTCACTCCAGGCGTCAGACATATCGCCGATCTTTTGCAAACCTGATTTTGCTGCTGCCGGCGCGGCCGTATTTTCAGCAGGCTGGGAGGCTGGAGCCTGTTCCCCGGCGGGTTCTTCAGGAGACTTGCCGCCGCCGCAGGCGCTGAACAACAGCGCAATGCACAAAAAAGCGGAAAAAACCATCAGCTTATTTTTCATTTTAAACTCCTTTCGAACATTTCGCTAGTTTATACCTTAAAATTGAAGACCTGTCAAAACAGCATTGCCGCCGCAGAACAGGGGATGGATCGTTCGCTATTGCCTTTCAAGGCATTTTGACCAAGGGCAGCCCGATGAAGCTCTCCCGGCCGGGTGCGTGGTAGATGCGCTGCACGGCCGGCCGATAATCCCCGGGCTTTGCCCAGAAGATGCTTTCCACGAACGTCTGCGGGTTGCGGTCGTAGAGCGGGAACCAGCTCGACTGCACCTGGACCATGATGCGGTGCCCGGGCAGGAAGACGTGGTTGACAATGGGCAGCGCGAAACGGTACAACAGAGGCTGGTTAACGGCGATGGGCTTGGCCGCGGCGAAGCTTTCGCGGTAGCGGCCGCGGAAGACGTCGGCCGCGATCATCAGCTGGTAGCCACCCATGGCCGGCTGTCCGGCGACCTCGTCGGGATAGACGTCGATCAGCTTGACCACCCAATCGGAATCGCTGCCGCTGCTGGCGGCCTGCAGGTTGACCAGCGGTTGGCCGCTGATCTGCAACGGCGCCGCCAGGGGATCGGAAACGAACGCCAGCACGTCGGTCCGGCCCGACGCTTCGCGCTGATCGTCGACCAGCCACTGCGGCCAGGTCCGCCCCTTGTCGGCGTAGCCGATGGGCTGGATCGGCCGGGCGCGGAAGGGGACCGGCTTGGCGGGATCGGAAACATACTCCGTGAACTCCATCCCGCCTGCCGGCGGGGAGTCGAAACCCAGCTTGAGCCCGGAGTTCAGATAGAGCGGTGTGACCTTGATGGCGCCGCCGTCGGCAGCGGCCGGCCAGGCGGGCAGGCGGCGCCAGCGATTCGTCCCGGTCTCGAAGGCCGTCACCGGCGCCACGTCGGCCTTGGGCGCGCCCTCCTTCAGGTACTGGTCAAGGAAAGGACGCAGGATCTCCTGGCGGAAGAACAGCGCCGTGTCGCTGCCGAATCTCAGGGCGCCAAGGCTGCTGCCGTCGCCGATCTGCTGGCCGTGGTTCCAGGGCCCCATGACCAGGAACACTTTGTCATTGCCCTCGTCCTTGGCTTCGAGCGCCGCGTAGACGGCGGGGGTGCCGTAGATGTCCTCCTGGTCCCAGAGGCCGTGGACGAGCATGACCGGCACCTTGAGCGGGCGGGCTGCCAGCACCTTGTCCAGCGCCTGGCCGCTCCAGAAAGCGTCATAGCCTGGATGGGCAATGAGCTTTCTCCAGAAACCGACCTGCTCGAGCCCGCGCCGGCGCCCGAGCTCGCCTGCCGATCCCGCCTCCATGTACATGTCATAGTCATCGAAGTGGCTCGTCCACCACGACTCTTCATTGGCGCGCGTGGCGACCTGCTCGTACATATAAGGCATGTTCTGCTGGCGGAAAGCGCCGTAATGGAACCAGTCGTCGCCCATCCAGCCGTCGACCATCGGATTCATGGGCACCGCGACCCTCAACGCCGGGTGGGGGTCGACGAGCGCCATCAATGCGAGGAAGCCGTTGTAGGAGATGCCAATGATCCCGACCCGGCCGTTGCTTTCCGGTACATGTTTCACCAGCCAGTCGATGGTGTCGGTGGTGTCGGTGGCGTGGTCGACGCGCGTCGGGTTGAGCACTCCGTGCAGCGGCCGGTTCATCACGTAGTCGCCTTCGGAGCCATACTTGCCGCGCACGTCCTGGACCACGCGGATATAGCCGCCGCCGATGATCACGTCGACCGCATTGTCGTAACCTTCCAGGATGGGGCCCAGGTGCGAGCTGGAGGCGTGGCTGGTCAGTACGGTGGCGTTGTAGGGAGTGCGGGTGAGCAGGATGGGAGCGTTGCTGGCTCCCTTCGGAACCAGAATGATCGTGTGCAGCTTCACCTTGTCGCGCATGGGGATCATCACATCGCGTTTGACATAGTCGAAACTGCCAACGGCCGGAACGAATTCGGCCGGGGTCTCGCTCGCCAGCCCCGCGCCGCTTTTTTGCCGGGCGTGGTCCGGCGCCACAGCAAAGACGACTCCGACCGTCCAGAACAGAACCATGGCCAGGCCGACAGCACGTTTGCTCATTAATTTCATTTTTTCCCTCCCCGACTGTCCATGCAGCGATTCTAATGAAAATCAAGCGCCGGCGCAACAGTGCGGCAGTTTCTTGTATGCCGGGGCGACCGGACTTGCCGCAACGGGTTTGACATTCTCCCGCTGCCGGCTTAAAATTCCCGGTAGGCCAAGCGGCTATTGTGATTTCGATTTCCACCTGCCGGGAAGGCGCGAAACCATTCACGATCAAACGAGGGAAACCATCATGGCCAAGAGCAACGAGGGGAGCACCAGGCGGCTGCTGGAACTGTGCGGCTGCTATTTTTTGTTCTACGTAATTTACAGCATTGCCACCAAGTACCTGACCGGACCGGCCGAGCACGGGCTGCCCGGAGTCGACCAACTGGAGTACCTGGTCTTCAGCACCATCGGCGGCAGCTTGATCTGCCTGCTGGTGATCATCTTTTTCCACTGGGGGAAAATGGAATCGGCCCGCTACGTGCAGTGGGGCAAATTCCGTTTCCCGGGCGAGTTCCTCTACATCGTCCCTTCCGGGATCTGCACGGCCATCGTCATCCCGACGACCACGCTGCTCTACACCCTGCTGCGCTCGGTGATGGTGGCCATGCTGGTCATGCGCGGGTCGGTCATCGTCATCAGCCGCCTGGTCGACGCCATCCAGATCAAGGCCGGCATCTTCCGCAAGAAAGTCTACAAGGAAGAGGACCTGGCGGTCGCATTCGCCGTCATGGCCGTGTGCGTCCAGCTGTTCTTCGTCAAGAACGAGGGCGGCGGCGACCTCTTCCACAACCCCGCCGCCATGCTGGTATTGGGCAGCTACCTGCTGAGCTATTTCATCCGCATCTACATCATGAACTACTACAAGAACACCCGCGGTGCTTGCGCCAAGCAGGACAACAAGGCCTTTTTCGCCGTCGAGCAGGTTTCGGCCTCGCTGACCATCCTACTGGTCCTTGCGGTGATCATGCTCCTACCGGCGCTTAATGGAGGGCTGCTGCACCATTTGCAGCAGTGCTACTTCTCGCCCAGCCGCTTCTGGCCCGGCGATATACTGGCCGGAACGGCGTACGGCTTCGTGGCTTTTTTCTCGGTGTTTATCTTCATGTTCAAGGGGCGCACCGCCACCTTCGCCGGCCTGGCCAACCGGCTCACCTCGCTGGTGGCCGGGACCGCCGCCACTCTGCTGTTCGCCGTCTTTTTCCAGGGCCGCTTGCCCATGCTCGAGGACTGGCTCAGCCTGGTTTTCATCTTTATTGCCGTGGCCTTCATGACCCGGGCCGAAACGAAACGGGCGGCGGAACTGAAAAAGGAAAACAGCGATTGCCCGGCTGCGTAAGACTATAATTCCATAGTCACAAATTCCATCGTAGGGGTTTGATTAATCAAACCCCTTCAAGATCATTCCTTATTTATTTTCTTCGTTTTGGTCATTTGGTCATTGGATATTGATGTTTGTTTGTGTTTTGGTGCTTGGAATTTGGAATTTAAGCTGAGCGAACGCAAAACAGCCAAGTAACAGTTCTAGCTCTACAGGTCGGCGACCTGGCAGGCAGCGCGGAAGGCCAGGCGAGCAATGTCGGCCAGGATGTCGGGGTTGATGCGGTAGATGGTGTCGCCGGGGGTGTGGTACTCGATGTGCGGGCCGTTCGACCAGAAGGCGGCGCAGGGGATCCCCTGGAGAAAGAATGGGGCGAAATCGGAGCCGCGCACCCCGGGTGGGTTGAGCACGCGCACGGCGCTGAGGGTCTTGCTCCCGGCATCGGCCCGCATGGCCGGGCAGAGAAGGTGAAAAAACACGACGCACGACACCCATGGCCAACGACACTTTTTCATCACGGTCTCCTTGCGGCGAGCATATCGAGTTCTCAATGCCGGCATTCGTCGTTGGTCCATCTTAGCAGAGGCGAAAACAAAATGGAAGCCGCCCAGGCTCGGCAATAATTCAATTTTTTGAATTTTTCAACACCGGCAAGGATGAAGCGCTCCAAAGACAGCATGCTGCCGATCCGCTCCGGACTAAATCTCCGGGTTTATTTTTCAAAATCAAACAAAAGTCCTATTGCCATATTTGGTCTATTATGTCATATTGAGGTAGAAACTGGAGGAAGCGCATGAGAAATAGAAACAGGTTCCTGGTCGGGCTCGTCCTGCTGGCAAGCCTGACTGCCTATCTTGCCGGCCAGTCCGCGACCGGACAAATATTCGGGAATGTGAAGAATACGGATGACGATTATCTGCCCGGAATCACCGTCATGGTCACGAATATCGCCACCACCGCCTCCGTGACAGTTGTCACCGCAAAAAAAGGGAGATTCCGTTTCCTCGCCCTGGACCCGGGTCTGTACCAAATTAGCATTGAACAGGAGGGCTATGTGCCCCGCGTGATCAGCGGCGTGCGACTCCTGGGCGGGCAAGCGTTGAACATTCCCGTCAAGCTAAAGAAAAAAAGCTGAAACGAAATTTGTTTTAGCTTGACAACCATGCTGCCAAAATCCCGCTGCGGGTTGTTTTCTAGTTTTGGCGGCCTTCGATCGCTCCCAGCAAAATCGCTCCGGCAAGGCCCAGGCGGCGGTCGAAAAGTAAGCGCGTATCGCTTGGGAAATCAATAGTGAGTTTGAGGACAAAGGGATTGAAATTCTGCTTGTAGACGCAAACCGTTGTTCCTTGGATTTCGACATGATAGGTTTGCGGGATCAGATTGGTGAGGAAACGGCGCAGCAAGGCTTTGAACAGGGAATCTTCCCGGACAACCCCGATTTCGCGGTCACCGGCATCCATAATGAGCCATTCGTCACGCAGGATTGATTTCAGCCCCTGGCGCTTATAAACACCGATTTTTTCCCCGGTTTTGCTGTCAAGCACATCGTAGGCTGCCGAAAAATCGATGATCTGCCGGGCTTTGATCAACAGCAACTCCTCACTCATGCTTTCGTCACGAAAGAGGCGGATATCCTCGCGCAGCTTGAATGCTTTCATTTTGGAGAAAAAGACCAGATTGTTGGCCGTGTCAAAAATATGGAACTTGGCTCCGGCTATGGTGAATACTTTGCGGCGCAACAAGTACTGGTTAAGTCCAAAGGCGGTATTCTGCATTTTAACCTCACTGGCGGCTATTCATACCCTTTTTGACCGCCGTCTATTTATTTCTGAAGGGCTTGCTACAACCCTCGAGTTTCGCTGTCATGGGCCGGCCGCAGCATAAGGGACTCCTTTCTCCCTCCCCAAGCGTTTTTTCCTTCAGGCATAACTCACAAACGTAGTTTTTATTTACCATGGTCCCCCTCCTTCAGCACCATTTCAACATTACTATTTTATGCCTGCAAAAGCAAGCCATTTCCCCGCGCCGGCCGTTGTGCTAAAATCTCCCTGACCGCCTTGAACGTGAAGTCCACGAGGGAGCCATGATCACGATCGCCCTGCTGCGCCTGGATTCGGGAAGACACGACCCGCAGAGCTTCGAACGCGACCGCGCCGAGTTCCTGGCGCCACTACGCCAAGAGTTCGAGCTGCTTGAAATGAACCCCGGTGAAGCAGGACCCGCGGCCGCGGAATTGCGCGTTGTTTTCATCGCCTCGGGCGGCTGCGAGGACCGTTTCCGCCGGCTCTACCCGCGCCTGGGCCGGCCGCTCATCCTGCTGGCCGACGGCAAGCACAATTCCCTGCCGGCCGCCCTGGAAATTTCCGCCTGGGTGCGCCAGCAGGGCGAAACAGCGGAGATCGTCCACGGCGACAACGCATTCGTCTCCTCCCGCCTGCGGCGCCTGGCCGATTTCCAGAAGACGCGCCGGACCCTGCGCGGACCGATCGGCGTTATCGGCAAACCCTCCGACTGGCTGATCGCCTCCGTCCCCGACCGCGGCCTGGTTAAAAAACGCTGGGGGACGAAATTCATCGACATCCCCTTGCGGGCGCTGAGCGACTATCAGGCCGACGCGGCCGAAGCCGCGGCCCTCGCCAGCGAGTTCGTTGCCGACGCAGCCCAGCTGGAGGGCGTGGACAACGCGGCGCTGACGGCGGCGGCGCGCCTCGTCCCCGCCTTGAGATCGCTCTTCCGCAATCACCGGCTGCACGCGGCGACGCTCCGTTGCTTCAGCCTGATCGATTCGCTGCGCACCACCGGCTGCCTGGCCCTCTCGCGGCTCAACGACGAGGGGCTGATCTGCGGCTGCGAAGGAGACGTCGCGGCGGTATTCTCCATGCTGCTGCTATATGCCTTGACTGGCGCCATCCCCTTCATGGCCAACCCGGCCAAGGTGGACGTCACGAACAGGCGGTTGCTCCTGGCTCACTGCAGCGTGCCGCGCCGCGCCGTCTCGGCCTACCGGCTGCAAACCCATTTTGAAACCGGCCTGGGCGTCGGACTAAGCGGCGATTTCGCCCCGGGCGCGGTCACGGTATTCAAGGCGGGCGGCTCCGGCCTGGACAAGTATTTCGTCTCCGGAGCCGAGGTGCTGCCGTACCAACCCGCAGCCAGCCTGTGCCGCACCCAGGTTTACCTGCAACTACGCGAGCCGGCCGATTATTTTCTGCATAATGCCCTGGCCAATCACCACGTGCTGGTCAGCGGCGACCATGCCGAGCGGATCGACGATTTCATGCGCCACTGCGGCGCAGCCAGGATTCGCTAATCATTGATATTTTCACGGCAAAGGAATACATTGATTTCATAAAGTGACTTTGGGGAGGGAAACATGAAATTCAAAACCGTGATGATCATCAAAGCCGTCGTGTGCCTGGGCTTCGCGCCCCTGCTGCTGTTTTTCCCGGTCTGGCTGCTCGGCCTGCTCGGCCTGGAGTTCGGCTCGGGGGCGGCGCTGCTGGCGCGCGAGTACGGGGCTACCCTGGTGGGCAACCTGCTGCTGACCTGGCTGGCCAGGAACGTGGAAGCGGGAACGGCCCGGCGGGCGATCGCCTGGAACCTCTGCGTGTACGACGCGATCGCCCTGGTCGCCACCCTGGCCCTGCTGCTGGCGGGAACGCTCAATCCGCTGGGCTGGGGGATCGCGGCGGTCTACCTGTTCTTCGCCGTCGGCTTCGCCTTGTTTTTGGCTCCTGAAAAGAAGGCCGCATAGACTAGCGAACCGTCATCATCCCTTCCGCTTCTGTTTCTCCTCGCGCGTATCGGCTTGTCCGCCTTCAAAAAGAATTGAGCTTCACGCCGGGATCGGCGCTCCTTGCCATCGCTCCGCCCCTGCTTTATAATGCGCTTTCACATCTTCAAAGGGGATGGGCAATGGAATGCAAAAAAGAGAAAAACCTGAAAATCTGCAACTGCACCTACGACCCCTGTTTGCGAAAAGGGGATTGCTGCGCCTGTTTGCAATTCCACCTGCAGAGCCGCGAGTTGCCGGCCTGCTGCTTCAGCCGCGAAGCCGAGCGCACCTTTGACCGCTCGTTCGCCTATTTCGCCCGCCTGGTGGCGCAGAACAAGATTTAGCGGCAACGCCCGCACGGCAGCTAATCGCGTTGCCAACCCCAGATCACGGTCAGGATGCCGACCGGCAGCAGCGCCAGGCCGCTGGGCATGGTCAGATTGTTGAGCACCCGGTTGTCCAGCAGCAGGCCGGCGAAGGCCATGAGCGACAGAAGCGCCGACAGGAGATACAGGGAGGCGATGAACGCGGGCAGCCCATGACCGCGCTGGGCCTTGGCGAAGAGGGCGATGGCACCGATGCCCCAGAAGCAGTAACCCAGCTGGTCGACGAAATAGGCGATCGAAGCGGGCGAAGCGAAATACCAGGCTTTGGCAAACGCCAGCTGCCCGGTGGCGTTGATGAACCTGGGGACAAGAACCACCTGGGACAAATAAGCGACACTGTTCAACACCACGTAGGCAACGATGAAAACCATGCCGAAGCGCTGGCCGAGACCCTCCCCCTGCTGGAGCTTGGCCAGCTGGGCCAGCATCATGTAAACGATAGCCGGGGCGAGCAGGAAGGCCAAAAAGAACTGCGTCTTGAAGAGCGCCAGGTGCCCGACGACCCAAGGCAGCTGCGCCGCGCCTTCGCCCGGCGCCTTGGCCACGGCCATCATCACCGGCCAGGCGACCAGCACCACGGTGAACAAGATGCCGCTGACGATCAAATGCTTGTCGATTTTCATGTCACCACCTCTTTCTCCGGGACGCGATTCCGCCCTGCCTCAGCTTCCCGAATTTTACGGATAAGCGGCTGAAATGTCAATAAAGCCGCGTCCGCCGGTCAGCGGACGCGGATGACGCGGCCGCGCCACTCGATGCTGCCGCGCAGATGCAGCATGAAGGCGCGGCTGATGCAGTAGCTGACGATGAAAAAGGTCAGCGGAAAGACGAGAGCGGGCAGGGGGCGGAAGGCGAAGATGCGGCGGGAAACGAACAGGCTGGCGTAGGCGGCGCCGTAGCAAGCCAAGCCGGCCAGGGCCAGTGAAGCGTCCCCTCGCCAGCAGCCCAGAATGAACATGATCCAGGGAGACCAGCTGAGCATGAAGGTGAAAAGCGGAACGGCCGGTGCCAGCCAGATGCTCTCCTCGATGACGATCAGAATATTCTTGCTGGATGAGATGAAAGCCTCGCGGTTGCGCTTGTAGAGCTGCATGCTCATCAGCTCCGGCGCGAAGCGGTAGCCGGTGGCGAAGCCGTGCCGCTTCGCCGCGCGCGCCAGCGTCATGTCGTCGGCTAGGCTGCCCTTGATCGGGTCCAGGCCGCCAAGCCGCCGCAGCACCTCGCGCTTCAGCAGGATCAATGATCCCGAGGCGGCGGCGTCCGGAACATGCCGGTCCTGCTGCCGCTTCTCCGGCACCAGCTTGGCCAGGGCGCTGACCGACATCGGCAGCATGGCATACTCCCAGAAAAGGCGCACGCGGATCAGCGGCAGGCAGCTGATCAGGTCGTATTGCCTGTTGCCCATCTCGGCCAGGGCCGAGGCGAAGCAGCGCGGCGCGTGGATGACGTCGGCGTCGGTGAAGAGGACATAGTCGCCCGTTGCTGCCTCAAGGCCGGCGCGCATGGCGTTGGCCTTGCCCAGCCAGCCCGGCAACAGGGGCGGATTATGGATCACGCGCAGGCGCCGGTCGCTGCCCGCCACGTCGTCCAGGATGGCGGCGCTGCGGTCGTTGGAATGATCGTTGACAACGATGATTTCCAGGCGTACGCCTTCCTGGGCCAGCACCGAGCGCAGGGCAACGGCAACGTCCCGCTCCTCATTGCGAACGGGAATGATCACCGAGATCAATGCATCGTTCACCTGGAGGGGCTCAGACGGGAACAGCCAGGGGATATGATGGAGGTTATAGGCCGCAGCGGCGGCAATGGCCAGCCAGACCGCCAGGGTCACTGAGCCAGCGGCCCACCAGAAGGACGGATGCAACAGGACGTCCATGAATCATCCTAGCAGACTTTCACGCCAAGTTCAAAATTCATTGCCGCGCGGCACCTTTCCTTGCCCTTGCCGCCCCCTTCTGCTATAAATAACCCATGAAAGAGGAACGCAACAAACCCCGACTGGTCATCCTCGGCGGCGGGGCCGTGGGCTCGGTCATCGCCGCCGCCCTGGCGACCAAGCCGGGCTTGGAGCCGCTCCTGGTCGGACGCGGCGAGCACGTGCGCGCCATCCGCGCCAGCGGCTTGCGCGTCGACGGCCTGATCGACGTCCCCATCCGCCTCGATGCCACCGAGGCGATCGACTTCCCCCTTGACGACACCCTGCTCATGGTCACGGTCAAGGCCGTCGATCTCGACGCCGCCCTGCGCCGCATCGCCCCTTGGCTGCGGCCGACGACCGCGCTGCTGCTGCTGCAGAACGGCCTCGGCATCAGGGAGCTGGCGCTGAAAACGCTCGCCGGCTCGCCCG
The Candidatus Aminicenantes bacterium DNA segment above includes these coding regions:
- a CDS encoding fucose isomerase translates to MITIALLRLDSGRHDPQSFERDRAEFLAPLRQEFELLEMNPGEAGPAAAELRVVFIASGGCEDRFRRLYPRLGRPLILLADGKHNSLPAALEISAWVRQQGETAEIVHGDNAFVSSRLRRLADFQKTRRTLRGPIGVIGKPSDWLIASVPDRGLVKKRWGTKFIDIPLRALSDYQADAAEAAALASEFVADAAQLEGVDNAALTAAARLVPALRSLFRNHRLHAATLRCFSLIDSLRTTGCLALSRLNDEGLICGCEGDVAAVFSMLLLYALTGAIPFMANPAKVDVTNRRLLLAHCSVPRRAVSAYRLQTHFETGLGVGLSGDFAPGAVTVFKAGGSGLDKYFVSGAEVLPYQPAASLCRTQVYLQLREPADYFLHNALANHHVLVSGDHAERIDDFMRHCGAARIR
- a CDS encoding glycosyltransferase family 2 protein, translating into MDVLLHPSFWWAAGSVTLAVWLAIAAAAAYNLHHIPWLFPSEPLQVNDALISVIIPVRNEERDVAVALRSVLAQEGVRLEIIVVNDHSNDRSAAILDDVAGSDRRLRVIHNPPLLPGWLGKANAMRAGLEAATGDYVLFTDADVIHAPRCFASALAEMGNRQYDLISCLPLIRVRLFWEYAMLPMSVSALAKLVPEKRQQDRHVPDAAASGSLILLKREVLRRLGGLDPIKGSLADDMTLARAAKRHGFATGYRFAPELMSMQLYKRNREAFISSSKNILIVIEESIWLAPAVPLFTFMLSWSPWIMFILGCWRGDASLALAGLACYGAAYASLFVSRRIFAFRPLPALVFPLTFFIVSYCISRAFMLHLRGSIEWRGRVIRVR
- a CDS encoding carboxypeptidase-like regulatory domain-containing protein — translated: MRNRNRFLVGLVLLASLTAYLAGQSATGQIFGNVKNTDDDYLPGITVMVTNIATTASVTVVTAKKGRFRFLALDPGLYQISIEQEGYVPRVISGVRLLGGQALNIPVKLKKKS
- a CDS encoding DUF6485 family protein; this translates as MECKKEKNLKICNCTYDPCLRKGDCCACLQFHLQSRELPACCFSREAERTFDRSFAYFARLVAQNKI
- a CDS encoding ABC transporter permease, with the protein product MKFWEVIKVAFASLRGNKLRSGLTVLGIIIGIFSIISISTVITMMQNSISEGLSQLGKNTFQIQKFPAMRQGHLSDKIRNRKDLTVEDYSRLRDMLDEAKLVGAEQWQFGRLFKSQWDETNANIQLVGGTPEAMVTNDWAVAQGRTINQDDMDRNRRVCVLGTDLVSKLFPRINPLGQEVKVDGMRLNVIGVFTAQGSMFGQSRDSFVAMPLSTFQAKYGKTSRSINITVMAYSNVTYNRTIDAAIGYMRTIRKVAPGEENDFDIFSNESLIAQVGQITQYVRLGAIVIAFIALLAAGIGIMNIMLVSVTERTREIGIRKAIGAKKRNILFQFIIEAVTLCQFGGVIGIVLGLAAGNMAGKFLNAAPALPLDWVLTGIGLCVVVGIGFGTYPAYKAANLDPIEALRYE
- a CDS encoding M28 family peptidase, with product MKKCRWPWVSCVVFFHLLCPAMRADAGSKTLSAVRVLNPPGVRGSDFAPFFLQGIPCAAFWSNGPHIEYHTPGDTIYRINPDILADIARLAFRAACQVADL
- a CDS encoding CocE/NonD family hydrolase, which encodes MSKRAVGLAMVLFWTVGVVFAVAPDHARQKSGAGLASETPAEFVPAVGSFDYVKRDVMIPMRDKVKLHTIILVPKGASNAPILLTRTPYNATVLTSHASSSHLGPILEGYDNAVDVIIGGGYIRVVQDVRGKYGSEGDYVMNRPLHGVLNPTRVDHATDTTDTIDWLVKHVPESNGRVGIIGISYNGFLALMALVDPHPALRVAVPMNPMVDGWMGDDWFHYGAFRQQNMPYMYEQVATRANEESWWTSHFDDYDMYMEAGSAGELGRRRGLEQVGFWRKLIAHPGYDAFWSGQALDKVLAARPLKVPVMLVHGLWDQEDIYGTPAVYAALEAKDEGNDKVFLVMGPWNHGQQIGDGSSLGALRFGSDTALFFRQEILRPFLDQYLKEGAPKADVAPVTAFETGTNRWRRLPAWPAAADGGAIKVTPLYLNSGLKLGFDSPPAGGMEFTEYVSDPAKPVPFRARPIQPIGYADKGRTWPQWLVDDQREASGRTDVLAFVSDPLAAPLQISGQPLVNLQAASSGSDSDWVVKLIDVYPDEVAGQPAMGGYQLMIAADVFRGRYRESFAAAKPIAVNQPLLYRFALPIVNHVFLPGHRIMVQVQSSWFPLYDRNPQTFVESIFWAKPGDYRPAVQRIYHAPGRESFIGLPLVKMP